From Aptenodytes patagonicus chromosome 1, bAptPat1.pri.cur, whole genome shotgun sequence, one genomic window encodes:
- the SLC46A3 gene encoding lysosomal proton-coupled steroid conjugate and bile acid symporter SLC46A3 yields MRKVLCVEPVIFIYMFASSLTSPLVQQFIYRRLWEEEYNSTFVSDSNASYCEQNKSSPTYIKQKEVQEKASVFNMQLDLTGAVPSLIVAFVIVANGDRQGRKRSLVLPSVGALIADICLTVISYFSLSLSILFAVAFITGLFGSAATFLGGGFAFIADVCHDEKQKTTRIAVVDLIFGVVSGLAGLSSGYFLRGIGFTWTFVTASLLHVINIIYIIFLLEDTVGVSEFQHRAPVSCKELLRETFSGVYMLFKTAPYKKRILITVLLFTFMTYLFTMVGGSSLFTLYELDEPLCWNEVYIGYGAAAFTSVSLTSFLGVYLFSKCLKDIYIVFIGIFSYIGGMVMAAFAKTTLLMFLVRVPSLLCFMPIPVLRSMLSKVVLAGEQGAVFACIACLEVVTGTISLSVFNIIYAATVAWFSGFSFLLSAGLCLIPLAVLCWLLCTSWNGEDLALLVPEEVSSIESTDS; encoded by the exons ATGAGGAAGGTTTTGTGCGTGGAGCCTGTCATTTTCATCTACATGTTTGCGTCTTCCTTGACAAGCCCGCTGGTGCAGCAGTTCATCTACCGGCGGCTGTGGGAGGAAGAGTACAACTCCACTTTCGTAAGCGATAGCAATGCCAGTTACTGTGAACAGAATAAAAGTAGCCCGACTTATATCAAGCAGAAG gAAGTTCAAGAAAAAGCCTCTGTTTTTAATATGCAGTTGGACTTAACTGGGGCAGTTCCCAGCCTTATAGTTGCCTTTGTCATTGTAGCTAATGGGGATCGCCAGGGACGCAAAAGGTCTTTAGTTTTACCATCAGTGGGAGCTTTGATTGCTGATATTTGCCTCACTGTAATATCATATTTTTCCTTGTCACTCTCTATCCTATTTGCGGTTGCATTTATTACTGGACTGTTTGGGAGTGCGGCAACTTTCCTTGGAGGAGGCTTTGCTTTTATAGCAGACGTGTGTCACGATGAGAAGCAGAAGACAACGCGAATAGCTGTGGTGGATTTGATTTTTGGAGTTGTATCTGGATTGGCAGGACTGTCATCTGGCTACTTTCTAAGAGGAATAGGCTTTACATGGACATTTGTGACGGCATCTCTGCTTCATGTTATTAATATTATCTATATTATATTTCTTCTGGAAGATACAGTTGGCGTATCTGAATTCCAGCACCGGGCACCAGTATCTTGTAAAGAACTTCTGAGAGAGACATTTTCTGGAGTGtacatgctttttaaaactgcCCCTtataaaaagagaattttaatcACTGTGTTACTTTTTACATTTATGACTTACTTGTTTACTATGGTTGGTGGGAGTTCGCTTTTTACACTGTATGAACTGGATGAGCCACTCTGCTGGAATGAAGTATACATTGGATATGGAGCAGCTGCGTTCACTTCTGTCTCTCTGACCAGTTTTTTAGGAGTTTACTTATTTTCTAAATGTCTCAAAGACATTTATATTGTCTTTATCGGGATATTTTCTTACATTGGAGGAATGGTCATGGCTGCCTTTGCCAAAACTACCCTGCTTATGTTTTTAG TAAGAGTGCCATCTTTGCTCTGCTTTATGCCTATTCCTGTTCTCCGATCCATGCTGTCAAAAGTGGTTCTCGCTGGTGAACAGG GTGCTGTGTTTGCTTGTATTGCCTGTTTAGAAGTTGTGACCGGCACTATTTCactttcagtttttaatattATCTATGCAGCTACTGTTGCATGGTTTTCAGGCTTTAGCTTCCTCTTATCGGCAGGACTTTGTCTAATTCCACTGGCTGTCCTGTG CTGGCTTCTGTGCACAAGCTGGAATGGGGAGGACTTGGCTCTGCTTGTACCTGAAGAAGTATCCAGTATAGAGAGCACTGACAGTTGA